The Penaeus chinensis breed Huanghai No. 1 chromosome 12, ASM1920278v2, whole genome shotgun sequence DNA segment GGGGCCGTGATGATAAACATACCTTGATGTAAACGTAATAAGATTTGTATAAGCTATCTCGGCATTCCATAATAGAACTGGTATTTTGTATCTGAAAATAAAGAACTTTGTGATGTTTCAGAGTATGTAGTAGCCATCTTTTGCACTTGGTGAATCTGAGAAAATCTTAATATTCCTTTCAGTTTTCCTTTCACTCGGTGTCGTTTGGACAGCTGTGGCAGCATTATACGAGAAAAGTGCCAATGACTCCAAGGCTGGTAATGTTTATACTCTTAAATAAAATTATACTTTTCCTTGTGCATACGTGCATTGCTTAATGACTGCTAACTTGTTCCCTCGTTTTTACTTACCTTTTTATTTCATGGGATTGGAAAATGTAACCGAAAATTTCCTCTCATCACTTATGATATACTTAACTACTTGTTACAGCTTCTTCCTGTCATTGTCtggtattttcctctttttttttatactttttaggtaactttatttaatatttcagtctgcTATGACCCCTATACTCCCATTGGAGGTCGCTGTTTGTTTGTCGCCCACCAGTCAACTGGAAACTGGTATGCCATGCGAGATTACTGTATCCTTCTAAGGGGAGACCTTCTCAAGTTGGACGATGCAAGTCTCCTTACCGATATCGTTGAGTACATTTATTACCAAGGTAAGCTCATCAGAATTTTGCTTGAATCATGTTACTTTTCCCTGTTAGATTTGAATATTTTGCATATATGATGTTAGAACTAATCTCAGCACCAGCACAATCtactacatatgcacacaaaagtAAAATGCAGCTTTTGTGCAGTGGGTGAAAGCAAGGACTACTGGATCGGGGGGAGTGACGAGGCCCATGAGGATCTTTGGCTGTGGACGGACGGAACTCTCATGAGGACAGGTGTTCCCTTGTGGTACCATTGCACCGGCATCTCTCAACAACCAGATGGTGGCACCTCGGAGAACTGTGCTATGCTGCGCTGGGACTCATATTACTATGTCCATGACTCGTATTGCTATAGCGTACGGTCTGTCATTTGTGAAAGCAAGTCACTTTAATCTGCTAACAAGGTTGGCTACTGAAAAGataaatacttttttcttttgtatcataTTGCGACATCAGCCGAGATCATTGGCAGAGTATACAATTACCaagttatatctatatactatgtaAGTTTGTTTTATCATGCTGCCTGTGGCCACACTGCCTTATGCATTTGTAACTTTCATAATCTGTTCTGAAATCTGTTTTTCCTGTAACATTACAAGAATTAATATTCTAAAGGAGACTTTGAT contains these protein-coding regions:
- the LOC125031328 gene encoding galactose-specific lectin nattectin-like, encoding MRRSIPVFLSLGVVWTAVAALYEKSANDSKAVCYDPYTPIGGRCLFVAHQSTGNWYAMRDYCILLRGDLLKLDDASLLTDIVEYIYYQVGESKDYWIGGSDEAHEDLWLWTDGTLMRTGVPLWYHCTGISQQPDGGTSENCAMLRWDSYYYVHDSYCYSVRSVICESKSL